Proteins encoded in a region of the Globicephala melas chromosome 1, mGloMel1.2, whole genome shotgun sequence genome:
- the F13B gene encoding coagulation factor XIII B chain, producing MSINQNLSFSCLAGYTTETGKQEAQTTCTAAGWSPEPRCFKKCPKPDLRNGYVFDTKLFYKIQENMRYRCASGYKTTTGQDEGVVQCLPVGWSSQPTCRKEHETCLAPELHHGNYSTTQKMFKVKDKIRYECASGYHTASGKRTEEVECHPYGWALTPRCAKLICSSLRSIENGYFHPVKQTYEEGDVVQFFCHKNYYLSGSDLIQCYNFGWYPESPVCEGRRNRCPPPPVPLTSRIQRYSTTYRHGETVRIECGLNFERQGSEEIRCENGKWTEPPKCIEEKQRMGCEDPPLVENAAANLSSKVYYNGDKVTYVCERGYHLRGPEEITCKRGKWTLPPECVGNTENCNSPPDVINGAVIGGLLASYPTGSSVEYRCNEYYLLRGAKISHCEQGKWSSPPVCLEPCTVNMDDMSRNNLEMKWNYEGKILHGDLIDFVCKQGYDLSPSTAPSELSVQCNRGEVKYPSCIRKESKRTCASPPFIKNGVIKSSTVRTYENGSSVEYRCFEHHFLQGSKESYCLEGVWTTPPLCLEPCTLSFDTMESNNLLLKWSFDNRPYILHGEYIEFLCKRDTYIEFPIIGSKLRVQCDRGQLKYPTCIQRERMLSYQERLRT from the exons AAAAATGCCCTAAGCCTGACCTGAGGAACGGTTACGTCTTTGacacaaaattattttacaaaattcaagAGAACATGCGTTATCGTTGTGCATCAGGGTACAAAACCACAACAGGGCAGGATGAAGGAGTGGTTCAATGCCTCCCTGTTGGATGGTCTTCTCAGCCAACCTGTAGGAAGGAACATG aaacatgTTTGGCCCCTGAATTACATCACGGAAATTATTCCACAACACAGAAGATGTTCAAAGTGAAGGACAAAATACGATATGAGTGTGCCTCTGGGTACCACACAGCTTCCGGGAAGAGGACAGAGGAGGTGGAGTGTCACCCGTACGGATGGGCCCTCACCCCACGATGTGCCA aaTTAATATGTTCTTCTTTAAGATCAATAGAAAATGGTTATTTTCATCCTGTGAAGCAAACCTATGAAGAAGGAGACGTAGTTCAGTTTTTCTGTCATAAAAATTATTATCTAAGTGGATCTGATTTAATTCAGTGCTATAACTTTGGTTGGTACCCAGAATCTCCTGTCTgtgaag gaagaagaaatcgATGTCCTCCTCCCCCTGtgcctctgacctccagaatccAAAGGTACTCCACCACTTATCGTCACGGAGAAACAGTGCGTATAGAGTGTGGACTTAACTTTGAGAGGCAGGGATCAGAAGAGATACGCtgtgaaaatggaaaatggaCAGAACCTCCCAAATGCATTG AAGAAAAGCAGAGGATGGGCTGTGAGGACCCGCCCTTGGTTGAGAATGCTGCAGCAAACCTATCCTCCAAGGTCTATTATAATGGGGATAAAGTGACATACGTGTGTGAAAGAGGGTATCACCTCCGGGGACCAGAAGAGATAACTTGTAAACGTGGAAAATGGACCCTTCCCCCTGAGTGTGTTG GAAATACTGAGAATTGTAATTCTCCACCTGATGTAATAAATGGAGCTGTTATTGGTGGATTATTAGCAAGCTACCCAACAGGATCCTCAGTGGAATATAGATGCAATGAATATTACTTATTGAGAGGAGCAAAAATATCTCATTGTGAACAAGGAAAATGGTCATCCCCACCTGTTTGCTTAG AGCCGTGTACAGTTAACATGGATGACATGAGCAGAAATAACCTAGAGATGAAATGGAATTATGAAGGAAAGATCCTACATGGAGATTTAATAGATTTTGTATGTAAACAGGGGTATGACTTGTCTCCATCAACTGCACCCTCTGAATTATCGGTGCAGTGCAACAGAGGTGAAGTGAAATATCCTTCATGTATTAGAAAAG aATCTAAAAGAACATGTGCATCTCCCCCATTTATTAAAAATGGAGTTATTAAGAGTTCAACAGTCAGGACCTATGAAAATGGTTCCTCAGTGGAATACAGATGTTTCGAGCACCATTTCCTACAAGGGTCTAAGGAGTCCTATTGTTTAGAGGGAGTGTGGACTACACCACCATTGTGTTTGG agccTTGCACATTATCTTTTGATACAATGGAAAGTAATAATTTGCTCCTGAAATGGAGTTTTGACAATAGGCCATATATTTTGCACGGCGAGTATATTGAGTTTCTTTGTAAGAGAGATACTTACATTGAGTTTCCTATTATCGGATCGAAATTGAGAGTGCAATGTGACAGAGGGCAGTTAAAATATCCAACATGTATTCAAAGAGAAAG GATGTTGTCTTATCAAGAACGCTTAAGAACATGA